The window ttttgtaaattttatcacCCACTTTTAATAAAGTAGTGCATCGTGCTGGGATTNNNNNNNNNNNNNNNNNNNNNNNNNNNNNNNNNNNNNNNNNNNNNNNNNNNNNNNNNNNNNNNNNNNNNNNNNNNNNNNNNNNNNNNNNNNNNNNNNNNNcttgtttttagttgtttactgtttttaatatttactgttttcaaaaagtttccAATAATTCTTgcttctccagatagtaattgagttctagtagaagatagatactttgtgtacatcttccccgtgttcgatacccggtactaaccttttgctatactatacctactctgtatacttgcctaggtatttatagtgcaaataaaaagtgcatcacgaagccggataacggaaaagcgaaactacttgaaaactaagcagtcgaggtgggctttactctaaaaactctcttttattttatcaaaatgttgtttggtgttataagggtggtttaactgttatgccatgcctatgtttgttttaatgtgatgttggatatgcttatacgaattcgggtctgagtatgggccgcaagccctaccaggctgtgtacacgatgggatcgggagccgtccttgctagtcggccggtctcgtgggcgaaaagtgtggccacactttcgtcgcaccatggaatattgtgattgttattctgatgagaaaatgggggattattttgactggccagtctatgaaaatatatattttgtgatacttgtgatatttcttttataactgcttaaaactcgagttcacttggtaagggtggcataacttataaaacgttttggcaatgagctcactgagtatttcaaaatactcagccctgcatgtgttttccttatgtgcaggttgaacgatggCGAGTGGTGGTGGGTGTTGAgcttgttaattaattaagaatggTGGTTATGAACTTCAAGtatagttgtgtcttcatacatatctattctttctcttggtcgttttccgctgaatttcGATACACTTTGGAATTTGTTTTGAAACCTTTGCATCTTGCCTTCGGTTTGAGGCCTTAGCCTTTTCCTTGTGATTTCGCCTTGGATATTTCGTCGTACTCTTAAGATATTTTGATCGTCATTTATGATACCTCTCTTTTCTTTAAACTTTTAGGAAGTTATGGttttaaatactctgataATTCTTTCGATTCTTTTGGTCAagcctatgtttacttctttggaGTCTGtttgggtagcagccgccgtatttattgtaccctaggagggcgggctgttacagatGTGCTCGAGATTATTGAGTATAGAGGAAGCTTTGTTTTGCCTTAGGAGTAGAGCACTagtgtttgattttatttcttaactTATGTCAACATTGAATTAGTGGCTCATGTTATAtcttttggttttggtttatgCAATGAATGACTGATGAGATTTTGCGAACTTATATCATAAGCTGATTTCATGCTAAAAaagagagtataaaattatttctctaGTGGTTCAAAAGCTGAAAATTCCCGTGTGATTATATTTCCAATCAATCAAGATGTAACACTAAGAAGAACCACAAGTTGTACGATATAAAAAACACGATTGGCACGTGTTCACGCAACAATTGTTACCGATTGCACTAATAtgagttactccctccgtccgcgaataggagttctgtatttccattttggtccgttcgcaaataagagtcatagttcataattaccataaatggtaaaaagacCCCACATTTCAGTACACTAGGGGTGCTTCAACAGTTCTCAGGTTCTCGGTTcgtccggttcggaaccggaaccgaccggtcctaaccgggaaccggattgtaattcaattttatttttttataatttaatatactaataaatctagtttagttgaattaattttgaattaaagtaaaataatttgaaacattgagtgaTTTTCAGATTTAAactaatccattttttatgaactaactGCAAAGAGTAGGACgtcataagtttgtttttaattttcaaaagaacttatacaaatacaatatcatttcatatgatagaaatttaaatttataacaaacttatgtaacaattcatttaacatacgattttaacttgtttgttaataatttattaactgttctgttataaatcaaaaagtcacaacaagatcaattagtattggaaattccaatgaatatttggttagccaaaaaaaggaaaatgaaattcaattttaaaactaattttttttttaaaaattgctaagtttagaactcctatttttgtattagaaaattgctaacataaactagtgtgacctactacacttggcatcactgttatccatatatgaatattattgtattgtcggtttgtattttttgtgtatttattttgaatttttatgtattatttgttatatttctagatattggattattatttttttagtattgaactatttaaaattataaataaattcggattaaaattacacatcggttcaggttcggaaccggaatcgaCCGGTTCTGCGATTCCGAACCAGAACAAATCGGTTCCAGTTCCGGTTCCGATTAtaggatttatgaaaatttaaaaccgattaatcggtccgGTTAGAACCGGAACATGCCGAATAAGCATCTAAGTACCACTATTCGCggatggaaggagtaataGTTTAAATCTCAGGCATTctaaccggaaccggccgaataagcaTGCCTAAGTACCACTGCTCGCGGATGGAAGGAGTAACAGTTCAAAAATCTCAGGCACTTGTGTCGGTGGTAGGATTCAACTGCGGCGTGCTATCATAGGAGGAATCTCTCTCACATAAACAACCATATTTTCTATTAAATGAGTAATTCATTAGTTTGACCTACTAAAGTTTTTAAATGTATTAActaattattcaataatatGAATCCCAGCTGGCTGGCTGGAAATTtgcaacatttaaaaatataccaTGATAGCTGTACTTTCTTGAAAACAAACATGGAGATTTGGGCAATTTTAGCATATTTTCTCCCtcttttccttcttcttttctcGATCATCTGGAGAAACGCCTCCGATGATCGAAAAAAACTCCCTCCCGGCTCCCAGGGCTGGCCGGTTCTAGGGGAGAACCTCAGGTTCTCCCCCAGCCCAGAGAAATTCGTCGCAGAAAGAATGTCGAAACACTCCCCGGAGATTTTCCAAACCTCGTTGCTCGGAGAGAAAATGGCAACTTTCTGCGGCGCAAAAGGCAACAAGTTCCTCTTCTCGAACGAGAACAAACTCGTAACCTCGTGGCTGCCTCAATCCTTGATGAAAGTGCTGACGTTCGCCGAGACAGCCAAGAGCAACGCGGACGGGCATTCCGCCTTCACGCGCATCCTCCACCGCGACATCTTCTCGCCGGAAACCCTCAAGAAATACGTGCCCGAGATGGACGCGCTGGCGCGTGAGCACATGGCGCGTGACTGGAAGCCTAACTCCGTCGTGACGGTTCTCCCGGCGTCGAAGAAGTACACCTTCGAGCTAGCGTGCCGGATATTCCTGTGCGAGGCCGACCCCGAGCGTGTGAGGAAGCTCTCGGAGCCGTTTGCCGTGGCGATGAAGGGGCTTTTTTCGGTGCCCGTGGATCTGCCCGGGACGGCCTACAGACGCGCGATTCGAGCGGGCGAGGCTTTGAGGGAGGAGCTGATGAGGATGGTCGGGAAGCGTAAGAAGGCGAGGGACGAGGGCGAGGCACGGGACATTCTGTCGAAGATGTTGATGGAGAGGAATGGAGATGGGGAGTTTCTGAGTGAGAAGGAGATTTGTAACCGTGTAGTTGGTATGCTGGTGGCTAGCTATGATACAACAAGCTATGCGGTTACTAGTGTCATGGATCATCTTGCTCAATTTCCCCATATTTACAATGAGGTCTTCAAAGGTAATGTTTACTTtgtaaaatactccctctacCTCTGTCCATGATTAAATGTCCATATCTGATCGACataggttttaagaaattgctTAACTTCATAAAGTAAAATAGGTAGGAAAAGTTACTAGATTAATGTGGGCCCTACTTTCGTTGGCAGAcaggacgaaaaaggaaaaatggaataattaaTGGTGGACTTAGGGAGTAGTTGATAGACTAATTTTTGTAGATGGACCAAAATGTTAGTATCTGTTTCAAATGAAACAGAGCAAATGGCTATAGCAGAGACGAAAGGCCCTAGTGAGCTGCTGACATGGGATGATATCGAGAAGATGAAGTACTCATGGAACGTCGTCCGTGAATCCCTCAGGGTTACGCCTCCTGCAGCCGGAGCATTCAGGGAAGCCGCAACTGAATTCACCTATGCAGGTTTCACCATTCCTAAAGGATGGAAGGTatctacatattttatatttttcttctttaatttgtttgtataTATACTCAAAATTCAGTattagaaaaatcataaatttgcagACGTTCTGGACGGTGTACTCAACCCACAAGAATCCTGAATACTTCCCAGAGCCGGAGAGGTTTGATCCATCACGGTTTGAGGGGAGTGGGCCAGCGCCTTTTACATTCGTTCCATTTGGAGGAGGACCAAAAATGTGCGCAGGGAAAGAGTATGCCAGGCTTGAATTGTTGGTTATGATTCATAATGTGGTGACAAGGTTCAAACTGGAGAAGACCATTCCTGATGAGAAGATTGTTTACTATGCTACACCTACACCGGTTCACGGCCTTCCACTTCGTCTTCATCCTCATCAACAGTAGGTCTTTTTTGGAAAGTAAAACA is drawn from Salvia hispanica cultivar TCC Black 2014 chromosome 6, UniMelb_Shisp_WGS_1.0, whole genome shotgun sequence and contains these coding sequences:
- the LOC125193514 gene encoding beta-amyrin 6-beta-monooxygenase-like; its protein translation is MEIWAILAYFLPLFLLLFSIIWRNASDDRKKLPPGSQGWPVLGENLRFSPSPEKFVAERMSKHSPEIFQTSLLGEKMATFCGAKGNKFLFSNENKLVTSWLPQSLMKVLTFAETAKSNADGHSAFTRILHRDIFSPETLKKYVPEMDALAREHMARDWKPNSVVTVLPASKKYTFELACRIFLCEADPERVRKLSEPFAVAMKGLFSVPVDLPGTAYRRAIRAGEALREELMRMVGKRKKARDEGEARDILSKMLMERNGDGEFLSEKEICNRVVGMLVASYDTTSYAVTSVMDHLAQFPHIYNEVFKEQMAIAETKGPSELLTWDDIEKMKYSWNVVRESLRVTPPAAGAFREAATEFTYAGFTIPKGWKTFWTVYSTHKNPEYFPEPERFDPSRFEGSGPAPFTFVPFGGGPKMCAGKEYARLELLVMIHNVVTRFKLEKTIPDEKIVYYATPTPVHGLPLRLHPHQQ